A single window of Triplophysa rosa linkage group LG2, Trosa_1v2, whole genome shotgun sequence DNA harbors:
- the nipsnap1 gene encoding protein NipSnap homolog 1, whose translation MFAHKADARKDAHSNLLSKKETSNLYKIQFHNVKPEFLEAYNKLSAEVHKELHRDEDYPCEVVGSWNTWYGEQDQAVHLWRYSGGYPALTECLHKLNNNTAYLAFRKERSKMLLCRRNQLLLEFSFWNEPAPRTGPSIYELRSYRLHPGTMIEWGNNWARAIKYRQENNEAVGGFFTQIGELYVVHHLWAYKDLQSRQETRNTAWLKEGWDANVHYTVPLIQKMKSRIMIPMEHSPLK comes from the exons ATGTTTGCACACAAAGCGGATGCCAGAAAGGATGCCCACTCCAATCTGCTCTCCAAGAAAGAAACCAGCAACCTCTACAAGATACAGT ttcATAACGTGAAGCCAGAATTTTTGGAGGCATACAACAAACTGTC AGCTGAGGTCCACAAAGAGCTCCATCGGGATGAAGATTATCCATGTGAGGTTGTTGGAAGTTGGAACACCTGGTATGGGGAACAGGATCAGGCCG TGCATCTGTGGAGGTACTCTGGTGGATATCCTGCACTAACAGAGTGTTTACACAAACTGAACAACAATACg GCATATCTTGCATTTCGAAAAGAAAGGAGTAAAATGTTGCTCTGTCGTCGGAACCAACTTCTTCTGGAATTCAGTTTTTGGAACGAGCCTGCGCCCAGAACTGGACCCAGCATTTACGAACTGAGATCTTATCGACTCCAT CCTGGTACAATGATCGAATGGGGAAATAACTG GGCTCGAGCGATCAAATACAGACAGGAGAACAATGAGGCGGTGGGTGGTTTCTTCACACAGATTGGTGAATTGTATGTTGTTCATCATTTATGGG CTTATAAAGACCTGCAGTCCAGACAGGAGACCAGAAACACTGCTTGGTTGAAAGAGGGCTGGGATGCTAATGTGCATTATACAG TGCCTCTTATCCAGAAAATGAAATCAAGAATTATGATTCCCATGGAACATTCACCATTAAAATGA
- the lrrc74b gene encoding leucine-rich repeat-containing protein 74B: protein MVVSEKVMKESILPSVREDDEEGERNETLGGIASRPASRPRSVYSRGSVDGQRVLRSRLSLRDEQNADEQKEDEVETDSGSCPCDGQQKERDCVITDEDYDIDLELDAFHNERQAYDPTGQTRYKEACKMLSVTPMSCFLRNINQSELNMMHCGLGLQGTKALAVSLVTNTSILKLNLRDNWMEEMGAAAMADMLKENCYITEIDLSENSVGEHGARALSGMLLENTTLVSLKLSGSHLDERAARHLAPALVSNQKLQHLDLSHNRFGDIAGEILGAAIADNTGMKSLNLAWNSIRGNGAIAFVKGLEANIFLRTLDLSYNGLGKEGAKALEEVLKHNNTLEDLNIGINSIPIVGAINLAMGLKVNSTLRILKMSRNPMQSAGCFAILKSVQANPKSAVEFLDFSDICVDQEFEDLFNTVKETIPNLQVKHGEKIKAELKKS, encoded by the exons ATGGTAGTGAGCGAGAAAGTGATGAAAGAAAGTATTTTACCATCAGTGCGTGAAGATGACGAAGAAGGTGAAAGAAATGAGACTTTAGGAGGAATCGCAAGCAGGCCGGCCAGCAGACCCAGAAGTGTGTACAGCAGAGGAAGTGTGGATGGACAA AGAGTACTGAGATCAAGATTAAGCCTTCGAGATGAACAAAATGCAGATGAGCAGAAAGAAGACGAGGTTGAGACAGACAGCGGTAGCTGCCCATGCGACGGACAGCAGAAGGAAAGAGACTGTGTCATTACTGACGAAGATTATGACATAGACCTGGAGCTCGACGCCTTCCACA ATGAAAGGCAGGCATATGACCCCACAGGCCAAACCCGCTACAAAGAGGCTTGTAAAATGCTGAGCGTAACCCCGATGTCCTGCTTTCTGAGAAATATAAACCAGAGTGAGCTCAACATGATGCATTGTGGCTTGGGCCTGCAG GGTACCAAAGCTCTCGCCGTTTCCTTGGTTACTAACACCTCCATCCTGAAGCTGAACTTGCGAGATAATTGGATGGAAGAAATGGGCGCGGCTGCCATGGCTGATATGCTCAAAGAGAACTGTTACATCACAG AAATTGATTTGTCTGAAAACAGCGTGGGTGAACACGGAGCCAGGGCTCTGTCCGGCATGCTGCTGGAAAACACTACCTTAGTGTCTCTCAAGCTGTCAGGGAGCCATCTGGACGAGCGTGCGGCCAGACACCTGGCTCCAGCTCTGGTCAGCAACCAGAAACTTCAGCATCTCGACCTGAGTCACAACAGATTTGGAGACATCGCAG GGGAAATTCTGGGTGCTGCCATTGCAGACAACACAGGAATGAAGTCACTCAATCTGGCTTGGAATAGCATTCGCGGAAATGGAGCCATTGCATTTGTGAAAGGCCTGGAG GCAAACATCTTCTTGCGGACGTTGGATTTGTCATACAACGGGTTGGGTAAAGAGGGAGCCAAAGCTTTAGAGGAAGTCctcaaacacaacaacacactcGAGGATCTGAATATCGG CATTAACAGCATCCCAATTGTAGGCGCCATAAATTTGGCAATGGGCCTCAAAGTGAACTCAACTCTGCGGATTCTCAAA ATGTCTCGTAATCCAATGCAGTCGGCAGGGTGCTTTGCCATTCTGAAATCAGTGCAGGCAAACCCAAAATCAGCTGTGGAGTTCCTGGACTTTTCT GACATTTGCGTGGACCAAGAGTTTGAGGACTTGTTTAACACAGTCAAAGAGACAATCCCGAACTTGCAAGTGAAACATGGTGAAAAAATCAAAGCTGAGCTTAAAAAGAGCTGA